A single region of the Marinobacter salinus genome encodes:
- a CDS encoding DUF2846 domain-containing protein — protein MKTRMPHTVPGAQRPFVLSFRALALFALILGSGCTVYQSIGKSTGAFLHPVSGHDFVHIPNDQWNRKNALIYFYRTHSQWAADEIEAPSVYIDDKHYFNIRNDSYTWLEVSPGERHIAMRRPLLGLEGMNSFSLSLIADAKLRVEAGGIYYLRYNELTEPGQAHPDLDPEHPLAQGDLQLVTRDYAMQADEILTTRFLSSDLLAPNHAATSIVETNEDKDFERRMVMLEEERELEIERLKEEGKYESASWFWPFGGGPSVPLEADRKIEELEKDYARLELERERREEAESGDSWWIF, from the coding sequence ATGAAAACCCGAATGCCCCATACCGTGCCGGGCGCGCAGCGCCCGTTTGTTTTGTCGTTCCGGGCGCTGGCCCTGTTTGCTCTGATTCTTGGGTCCGGTTGCACGGTTTACCAGTCTATAGGCAAGAGCACGGGAGCGTTTCTGCATCCGGTTTCCGGGCATGATTTCGTCCACATTCCCAACGATCAGTGGAACCGCAAGAACGCCCTCATCTATTTCTACCGAACCCATTCCCAGTGGGCGGCAGATGAGATCGAGGCTCCGAGCGTCTACATAGACGACAAGCATTATTTCAATATCCGGAACGACAGCTATACCTGGCTGGAAGTCAGCCCGGGCGAGCGGCATATTGCCATGCGGCGGCCGTTACTGGGGCTTGAGGGCATGAACTCCTTCAGCCTGAGCCTCATTGCTGATGCAAAGCTCCGGGTTGAGGCTGGCGGCATCTATTATCTGCGATACAACGAGCTGACCGAGCCCGGCCAGGCTCACCCCGATCTGGATCCCGAGCACCCGCTCGCGCAGGGTGACTTGCAGCTGGTAACGCGTGACTATGCCATGCAGGCTGATGAAATCCTCACCACACGCTTTTTGAGCAGCGACCTCCTGGCGCCCAACCATGCTGCCACGTCGATTGTTGAAACCAATGAGGACAAGGACTTTGAGCGCCGGATGGTCATGCTTGAGGAGGAGCGGGAACTGGAAATCGAGCGATTAAAGGAAGAGGGAAAATATGAGTCGGCGTCCTGGTTCTGGCCCTTTGGTGGAGGCCCGTCCGTTCCGCTTGAAGCCGATCGAAAAATCGAAGAACTCGAAAAAGATTATGCCAGGCTCGAACTGGAACGCGAGAGACGCGAAGAGGCAGAGTCCGGGGACAGTTGGTGGATTTTCTGA
- a CDS encoding 3-oxoacyl-ACP reductase: MSDLYLKIVNTPVGKTAAQSLGLPAPVPLKRLKRVDQPFLEGDVLIGAAAGGKAIATLGGIVGASAATLHHASGVDSLKDSSRAGNKAKALELNQDLSLRLSALVFDATGIKSPDDLRALYDFFHPTIKKLGGNARVLVIGQDPATCRKAPQAAAQRALEGFVRSVGKEIGKKGSTANLLWMAPGAEKQLNSSVRFFLSVRSAYVSGQVVRIAKGTEAPTSNPVAPLTGKVALVTGASRGIGASIARTLARDGATVVGLDIPPAMEELRKVTDGIKGKALACDITDKAAPKLIADYLEEHFKGVDLVIHNAGITRDKTLGNMPEHFWDMTIAVNLSAEELIDEELMNRELLHGNGRIVCISSISGIAGNFGQTNYSTAKSGVIGYVEAMARHAKNGITINAVAPGFIETQMTAAMPITIREAGRRMNSLSQGGQPIDVAETIAWYCNPASNGVNGNIVRVCGQSLIGR; this comes from the coding sequence ATGTCTGACCTCTACCTGAAAATCGTTAACACCCCGGTCGGCAAAACCGCCGCACAATCTCTGGGCCTGCCGGCACCTGTCCCGCTGAAACGGCTGAAGCGCGTCGACCAGCCCTTCCTTGAAGGCGACGTGCTGATCGGCGCCGCAGCCGGCGGCAAAGCCATAGCCACACTGGGAGGCATTGTCGGCGCCAGTGCAGCCACATTGCATCATGCCAGCGGCGTGGACTCCCTGAAGGACTCGTCAAGGGCAGGCAATAAGGCCAAGGCCCTGGAATTGAATCAGGATCTCAGCCTTCGGCTCTCGGCGCTGGTTTTTGACGCCACCGGTATCAAGAGCCCCGATGATCTCCGGGCGCTCTACGACTTTTTCCATCCGACCATTAAAAAACTGGGGGGCAACGCCCGAGTGCTGGTCATCGGCCAGGATCCGGCAACCTGCCGGAAAGCCCCCCAGGCAGCAGCACAACGGGCACTGGAAGGTTTCGTACGGAGTGTCGGCAAGGAAATCGGGAAAAAAGGCTCTACTGCCAACCTGTTATGGATGGCTCCGGGGGCAGAGAAACAACTGAACTCGAGCGTTCGCTTTTTCCTGTCCGTCCGCTCGGCTTACGTTTCCGGCCAGGTTGTGCGCATTGCCAAGGGCACAGAGGCGCCGACCAGCAACCCGGTTGCTCCACTCACCGGCAAAGTCGCTCTGGTTACCGGCGCCTCCCGCGGGATCGGTGCCTCCATTGCCCGGACACTGGCTCGGGATGGCGCAACGGTTGTCGGACTCGACATTCCACCCGCTATGGAAGAACTGCGGAAGGTCACCGATGGAATAAAGGGAAAAGCGCTGGCCTGTGATATTACCGACAAAGCAGCACCAAAACTCATCGCCGACTATCTGGAAGAGCATTTTAAAGGTGTAGATCTGGTCATTCACAATGCCGGTATCACCCGTGATAAAACACTGGGCAATATGCCCGAACACTTCTGGGATATGACCATTGCGGTCAATCTGAGCGCCGAGGAATTGATTGACGAAGAGCTTATGAACCGCGAACTGTTACATGGGAATGGCCGCATCGTCTGCATTTCTTCCATCAGCGGCATTGCCGGTAACTTCGGACAAACCAACTACTCAACCGCCAAAAGTGGCGTGATCGGCTACGTGGAAGCGATGGCCCGGCACGCAAAGAATGGCATTACCATCAATGCCGTTGCCCCGGGTTTCATCGAAACCCAGATGACTGCAGCCATGCCCATTACCATCCGCGAAGCCGGAAGGCGGATGAACAGCCTCTCCCAGGGTGGCCAGCCGATTGATGTGGCAGAAACCATCGCCTGGTACTGCAACCCGGCGTCCAACGGCGTTAACGGAAACATCGTGCGTGTCTGTGGTCAATCATTGATCGGAAGGTAA